A single window of Vibrio sp. HB236076 DNA harbors:
- a CDS encoding TfoX/Sxy family DNA transformation protein has product MDKPILKDSMKLFEPLGNIKSRSMFGGFGIFSGDIMFALVVKDELHIRADKQKAKLFTKQGMSPYVYHKRGFPVVTKYFAVKNEQWQSTDTIFELAQEALTQARADKVHQQREHVDRLKDLPNLRLGTERMLKRAGIESVEALKQRGSLEAFKAIRAFNEEVTVELLWALEGAIEGKHWSVIPQSRREELLAHLN; this is encoded by the coding sequence ATGGATAAACCGATACTCAAAGACTCAATGAAACTATTTGAGCCACTTGGAAACATAAAATCAAGGTCCATGTTTGGTGGATTTGGTATTTTTTCTGGCGACATCATGTTTGCTCTCGTGGTAAAAGACGAGTTACACATACGCGCTGATAAACAAAAAGCCAAATTATTCACCAAACAAGGAATGTCTCCTTATGTTTATCACAAACGCGGCTTTCCTGTTGTAACAAAGTACTTTGCTGTCAAAAATGAACAATGGCAATCAACTGACACTATCTTTGAGTTAGCACAAGAAGCCCTCACACAAGCTCGCGCAGACAAAGTGCATCAACAGCGCGAACATGTAGATCGTTTAAAAGATTTACCTAACTTGCGTCTTGGCACCGAGAGAATGTTGAAAAGAGCGGGAATCGAGTCCGTCGAAGCGTTAAAACAACGCGGTTCACTTGAAGCCTTCAAAGCTATCCGCGCTTTCAACGAAGAGGTCACTGTTGAACTTTTATGGGCCTTAGAAGGCGCGATAGAAGGTAAGCATTGGAGCGTCATCCCTCAATCAAGACGTGAAGAGCTACTGGCTCATTTAAATTAA
- the mukF gene encoding chromosome partition protein MukF: MSEITHDDKPQPIEELVGWVKDNQLSLQLTTEKLSFLLAMAVLSQERFDQELTEGELHDAFHIVVKLFDGDSTPSAFKANNALNDMVKQRLISRFTSEINEGASIYRLTPLAIGLTDYFVRQKQFSQLKLSIQLSMVADEMSKAVELARQGGDVHFWQHKVYGVLKYSVAEIFDQIDLNQRVMDEQQQGVKQQVADLLNQDWQEAISQCEKLLGETSNTLRELQDTLQTAGDDLQTQILDIQELVYHQPELEFVESVLFNLQMKLDRIVSWGQQSIDLWIGYDRHVHKFIRTAIDMDKNRAFSTRLRQSCQDYFDAPWFLTYADADKLFDLRDETLSLRDDEVTGQVPIALEFEEFEAVNNSLSERIADMLKLHKTQGVPIDLGSVLKEHLAQHPATHHFDLARIIVDQAVRLGYSESDYRAIQPDWQVINEFGAKVQANVIDRY, from the coding sequence ATGAGTGAAATAACTCATGATGACAAACCCCAACCGATTGAAGAGTTGGTCGGTTGGGTCAAAGACAATCAACTTTCGCTGCAATTGACAACCGAAAAACTGTCTTTTCTTTTAGCAATGGCAGTACTCAGTCAAGAGCGGTTTGACCAAGAGTTAACCGAGGGTGAGTTACACGATGCGTTTCACATTGTGGTGAAGCTATTCGACGGCGACAGTACACCATCGGCTTTTAAAGCGAATAATGCCCTCAACGATATGGTCAAGCAGCGTTTGATCAGTCGTTTTACCAGTGAAATTAATGAAGGGGCAAGCATTTACCGTTTGACGCCTTTAGCTATAGGCTTAACCGATTATTTTGTTAGGCAAAAACAGTTCTCACAATTGAAGTTATCAATTCAGTTATCGATGGTGGCTGATGAAATGAGCAAAGCGGTCGAACTGGCAAGGCAGGGCGGTGATGTTCATTTTTGGCAGCACAAGGTTTACGGCGTCTTGAAATACTCAGTGGCTGAAATCTTTGACCAAATCGACCTAAATCAGCGAGTGATGGACGAGCAACAGCAAGGCGTCAAACAGCAAGTTGCGGATCTGCTCAATCAAGATTGGCAAGAAGCGATCTCTCAATGTGAAAAGTTATTGGGTGAAACCTCGAATACGCTTAGAGAGCTACAAGATACGCTGCAAACGGCGGGCGATGATCTACAAACTCAGATTCTCGACATCCAAGAGTTAGTTTACCATCAACCCGAACTTGAGTTTGTCGAATCTGTGCTGTTTAACCTGCAAATGAAACTCGATCGAATTGTCAGTTGGGGACAGCAATCCATTGATTTGTGGATTGGTTACGACCGCCACGTGCACAAATTTATTCGAACCGCTATCGATATGGATAAAAATCGTGCTTTCAGCACTAGACTGCGTCAATCGTGTCAAGACTATTTTGATGCGCCATGGTTTTTAACCTACGCCGATGCTGACAAACTGTTTGACTTGCGCGATGAAACCTTGTCATTACGCGATGACGAAGTGACCGGTCAAGTACCGATTGCCCTTGAGTTTGAAGAGTTTGAAGCGGTCAATAATAGTTTGTCTGAGCGTATTGCCGACATGTTAAAACTGCATAAGACTCAGGGTGTGCCAATTGATCTAGGCTCAGTACTCAAAGAGCACCTAGCGCAACACCCAGCCACACATCATTTTGATTTAGCACGCATCATCGTCGATCAAGCGGTAAGGCTCGGCTATTCAGAGTCAGATTACCGTGCCATTCAACCCGATTGGCAAGTTATTAACGAATTTGGTGCTAAGGTACAAGCGAATGTCATTGACCGATACTAA
- the purR gene encoding HTH-type transcriptional repressor PurR: MATIKDVARLAGVSTTTVSHVINKTRFVAEGTQEKVMKAVDELNYAPSAVARSLKCNTTRTIGMLVTQSTNLFFSEVIDGVESYCYRQGYTLILCNTGGIYEKQRDYIRMLAEKRVDGILVMCSDLTDELNDMLDRHKDIPKVIMDWGPENPQVDKIIDNSEEGGYLATKYLIDNGHTQIACLSGHFEKLACKERIVGFRRAMAQANLTVNENWILEGNFECDTAVLAADKIIAMKEKPTAVFCFNDTMALGLISRLQQNGLKVPEDISVIGYDNIELAEYFSPPLTTVHQPKRRVGKNAFEILMARIKNKQNERRVFEMHPEIVTRQSVKKIN; this comes from the coding sequence ATGGCCACCATTAAAGACGTTGCCCGCTTAGCCGGAGTTTCAACCACCACGGTTTCCCACGTGATTAATAAAACACGTTTTGTTGCTGAAGGAACGCAAGAAAAGGTCATGAAGGCCGTTGATGAGTTAAATTATGCGCCAAGTGCAGTCGCTCGCAGCTTGAAATGCAACACAACTCGTACCATCGGTATGTTGGTCACTCAATCTACCAACCTGTTCTTTTCTGAAGTCATCGATGGTGTGGAAAGTTATTGTTACCGTCAAGGTTATACCTTAATTTTGTGTAACACCGGTGGCATTTACGAAAAACAACGCGATTATATCCGTATGCTAGCAGAGAAACGCGTTGATGGTATTTTAGTCATGTGTTCTGATTTAACCGATGAATTGAACGACATGTTAGATCGCCACAAAGACATACCTAAAGTGATCATGGACTGGGGACCGGAAAACCCACAGGTTGACAAAATTATCGACAACTCGGAAGAAGGCGGCTACCTTGCCACTAAATACCTCATTGATAATGGGCATACTCAAATTGCCTGTTTAAGTGGTCACTTTGAAAAACTGGCTTGTAAAGAGCGCATTGTAGGTTTTAGGCGTGCCATGGCGCAAGCAAACCTCACTGTCAATGAAAACTGGATTTTAGAAGGCAATTTTGAATGTGATACCGCGGTGCTAGCGGCCGACAAAATTATTGCCATGAAGGAAAAGCCAACGGCGGTATTCTGTTTTAATGACACTATGGCACTTGGGCTTATAAGCCGTTTACAACAAAATGGTCTTAAAGTACCGGAAGATATCTCCGTTATCGGTTATGACAACATCGAATTAGCAGAATACTTTTCACCACCACTGACAACCGTTCACCAACCCAAACGCCGTGTCGGTAAAAATGCGTTTGAAATTCTGATGGCCAGAATTAAAAACAAACAAAACGAGCGTCGCGTATTTGAGATGCACCCAGAGATCGTGACGCGTCAATCGGTAAAAAAAATCAATTAA
- the cmoM gene encoding tRNA uridine 5-oxyacetic acid(34) methyltransferase CmoM, with product MIEDRNFDDIAHKFAKNIYGSNKGDIRQVIVWEDLEQIIESVKDKGFPLSIFDAGGGVAQLSRRLAALGNQVTLCDLSREMLSLAQQEIEKDGLLEHYRLIHQPVQNASEFLDKKQDLILFHAVMEWLAKPEAVLKQLTEQLADDGIISVMFYNHHGLVYKNVLCGNIPHVLEGMPHRKRFKLQPAKGLKPEDVYRWLEQSGLTIVGKSGIRCFSDYLRSGDNMGDYTPQDLMEMERQVCRQEPYISMGRYIHVWAQKKQRQE from the coding sequence GTGATTGAAGACCGTAATTTCGACGATATTGCCCACAAATTTGCAAAAAACATTTATGGCTCTAACAAAGGCGATATTAGGCAAGTTATTGTTTGGGAAGATCTTGAACAAATTATAGAATCTGTCAAGGACAAAGGTTTTCCCTTGTCTATTTTTGATGCTGGTGGGGGGGTTGCACAACTATCAAGACGCCTTGCTGCTTTGGGCAATCAAGTCACCTTATGTGATCTTTCCCGTGAAATGTTGAGCCTAGCTCAGCAAGAGATTGAAAAGGACGGGCTCCTAGAGCACTATCGTTTGATCCACCAGCCAGTACAAAATGCTAGCGAATTTTTGGATAAAAAGCAGGACTTAATTTTGTTTCATGCCGTGATGGAATGGTTAGCAAAACCGGAAGCGGTGTTAAAACAATTGACAGAGCAATTGGCTGATGATGGCATAATCTCTGTGATGTTTTATAACCATCACGGCTTAGTGTATAAAAACGTACTTTGTGGCAATATTCCTCATGTACTCGAGGGAATGCCACATCGCAAGCGATTTAAATTACAACCTGCGAAGGGATTAAAGCCGGAAGACGTCTATCGTTGGCTAGAGCAATCCGGTCTAACTATTGTCGGAAAAAGTGGCATTCGATGCTTCAGCGATTACCTTCGCTCAGGGGATAATATGGGCGATTATACGCCACAAGATTTAATGGAAATGGAAAGGCAAGTTTGTCGACAAGAGCCCTATATATCAATGGGGCGTTACATCCATGTGTGGGCACAAAAGAAGCAAAGACAGGAATGA
- the mukE gene encoding chromosome partition protein MukE, producing the protein MSLTDTNEFMSEKLAKAISNPLFPQLDTWLRAGKHIGTEDFDNHALLSDYQLELATFYQRYNTELVKAPEGFFYLRPRSTALIGRSVLSELDMLVGKVLCFLFLSPERLAHEGIFTHQELYEELLQLTDEQKLIKLVTHRATGSDLDKEKLYEKVLTSLRRLKRLGMVINVGETNKFRISESVFRFGADVRVGDDMREAQLRLIRDGEAVVHHQEPKQGSLLDNDNHDQLPQEVEDEEL; encoded by the coding sequence ATGTCATTGACCGATACTAATGAATTTATGTCAGAAAAGCTGGCAAAAGCAATTTCTAATCCTTTATTTCCACAGTTGGATACTTGGCTTCGTGCTGGAAAACACATAGGCACTGAAGACTTTGATAATCACGCGTTGTTGTCAGATTACCAGCTGGAATTAGCGACGTTTTACCAACGTTACAATACCGAATTGGTGAAAGCGCCTGAAGGCTTTTTTTATTTAAGACCGCGTTCAACCGCATTAATTGGACGCAGCGTGTTGTCCGAGTTAGATATGCTGGTCGGCAAGGTATTGTGTTTCTTGTTTTTAAGCCCGGAACGTTTGGCTCACGAAGGCATATTCACGCATCAAGAGTTATACGAAGAATTACTGCAACTCACTGACGAACAAAAACTGATCAAGTTAGTGACTCATCGGGCAACAGGCTCTGATCTCGACAAAGAAAAACTGTACGAGAAAGTGCTGACCTCATTGAGACGGTTGAAACGCCTTGGCATGGTGATCAATGTGGGTGAAACCAATAAGTTTCGCATTAGTGAGTCAGTATTTCGTTTTGGAGCCGATGTTCGCGTTGGCGATGATATGCGAGAAGCACAATTGAGATTGATCCGCGATGGTGAGGCGGTCGTCCACCACCAAGAGCCCAAACAAGGCTCTCTATTGGATAATGACAATCACGACCAGCTACCTCAAGAAGTAGAGGATGAAGAATTATGA
- the elyC gene encoding envelope biogenesis factor ElyC, translating to MFELKKVISALIMPMPGLLLLGFFGLLLIMFTRRQKAGCIVLLFSLSFLFLASFQPVSSRLIMPLERQYPAFLPVTGNVDYVMVLGNSHITDDRLPPTSQLSRTALMRLTEGIRIWRMYPGSKMILSGYAGGTSISHARMMAKVALALGVNKSDIILLETAKDTWEEARQAAAFVGTQRLVLVTSASHMPRAMKEFTNAGLTPLPAPTNYLANRQTQQFWTRYLPSSRYLEQTELFWHEQLGLWWIQLRQFLLPHNQETIEASQTEL from the coding sequence ATGTTTGAGCTAAAAAAAGTCATTTCAGCCCTTATCATGCCAATGCCAGGCTTACTCTTGCTCGGATTTTTCGGCCTGCTGCTGATCATGTTTACTCGCCGTCAAAAGGCGGGCTGTATTGTGCTGTTATTTTCACTGAGCTTTTTATTTCTGGCTTCGTTTCAACCGGTTTCGAGTCGGCTTATCATGCCACTTGAGCGTCAATACCCAGCGTTTTTACCGGTCACCGGTAATGTCGACTACGTTATGGTCCTTGGCAACAGCCATATCACTGATGATCGTTTACCACCGACATCTCAATTGAGTCGAACCGCACTGATGCGCTTGACAGAGGGCATCCGTATTTGGCGTATGTATCCTGGCTCTAAAATGATTTTGTCCGGCTATGCGGGTGGCACCAGTATTAGTCACGCGCGCATGATGGCCAAAGTCGCTCTCGCCCTCGGCGTAAATAAAAGCGACATCATATTATTAGAAACGGCCAAAGACACATGGGAAGAAGCTCGACAAGCCGCGGCATTTGTGGGTACTCAGCGATTAGTCCTTGTCACATCAGCGAGTCATATGCCTCGTGCAATGAAAGAGTTCACTAATGCCGGTTTAACTCCGCTACCCGCACCAACAAACTATTTAGCCAATCGCCAGACACAACAATTTTGGACTCGATATTTACCCAGTAGCCGTTACTTAGAACAAACCGAGTTGTTTTGGCATGAACAGCTTGGCTTGTGGTGGATTCAGTTGCGTCAATTTTTATTGCCTCACAACCAAGAAACCATCGAAGCCAGCCAAACTGAGCTATAA
- the glgA gene encoding glycogen synthase GlgA, whose amino-acid sequence MDSNSLSICYMASEVEGLVKSGGLADVARALPQALQDLNHNIKVVIPAYQVIEGIEHADVVLATELEQTGQAYRILQLRCGDLTVYAIDCPEYFRRSALYAENNCAYHDNGERFAFFSMAALDMLSKLDEKIDIIHVNDWHTGLVPFIFKHRYAQHPAFLNTKVVFTIHNAVFKGSFHPDELSILGELSQHPDLLVTGQHASMLKAGVLCADKINAVSPTYAKELLTDLGSHGFGGVFGAREADLSGILNGCDYQAWSPQQDPWLVANYSEKKQSLQTGKARNKRALQQRLSLPEQKVAMFGMVCRLTHQKGIQYLIPILEKFLQHQVQVVIVGTGEVQLAQQLHDIERLYPHNFRFVEAYDNELAHWVEAGSDFFLMPSEFEPCGLNQIYSLAYGTLPIVRAVGGLKDTVVDYFDAPNSATGFVFHEPTGEALLLTLLSALLVYEQLPKVFVEMQIRAMNTRFDWETSALSYLAMYESCLK is encoded by the coding sequence TTGGATTCTAACTCGTTATCAATATGTTATATGGCCTCGGAAGTCGAGGGGTTGGTAAAAAGTGGTGGGCTTGCCGATGTTGCGCGAGCCCTTCCACAAGCATTACAAGATTTAAACCACAATATAAAGGTCGTTATCCCGGCTTATCAAGTTATAGAGGGTATTGAACACGCTGACGTGGTACTTGCTACTGAGCTAGAACAGACCGGTCAGGCTTATCGGATATTACAGCTTCGCTGTGGTGATTTGACAGTTTATGCCATTGATTGCCCAGAGTATTTTCGACGCTCTGCACTCTACGCTGAAAATAACTGCGCTTATCATGACAATGGGGAGCGCTTTGCATTCTTTAGCATGGCAGCTCTAGATATGCTGTCTAAATTGGATGAAAAAATCGATATTATTCACGTTAATGATTGGCATACCGGTTTAGTCCCCTTTATTTTTAAGCACCGTTACGCTCAACACCCGGCTTTTTTAAACACGAAAGTGGTCTTCACTATTCATAATGCGGTGTTTAAAGGCAGTTTTCACCCTGATGAGTTGAGTATTCTGGGTGAATTGAGTCAACACCCCGATTTATTGGTGACAGGTCAACACGCATCAATGTTAAAAGCCGGTGTCTTGTGCGCGGATAAAATCAATGCTGTGAGTCCTACCTATGCCAAAGAGCTATTAACCGACTTGGGCAGCCATGGCTTTGGCGGCGTGTTTGGCGCCAGAGAGGCAGATTTAAGTGGTATTTTAAACGGTTGCGATTACCAGGCTTGGTCCCCACAACAAGATCCTTGGTTGGTGGCGAATTACTCGGAGAAAAAACAAAGTTTACAAACGGGCAAAGCCAGAAATAAGCGTGCGTTACAACAACGATTATCTTTACCAGAGCAAAAGGTCGCCATGTTCGGTATGGTATGCCGCTTGACTCATCAAAAAGGCATTCAATATTTAATACCGATTCTTGAAAAGTTCTTACAACATCAGGTACAAGTTGTGATTGTGGGAACCGGCGAGGTACAACTTGCCCAGCAATTACATGACATTGAACGTTTGTATCCACATAATTTTCGCTTTGTAGAAGCGTATGATAATGAATTGGCGCACTGGGTAGAAGCTGGATCGGATTTCTTTTTGATGCCTTCAGAATTTGAACCTTGCGGTTTGAATCAAATTTACAGTTTAGCTTATGGCACTCTGCCCATCGTTCGAGCGGTTGGCGGGTTAAAAGATACCGTCGTTGATTACTTTGATGCGCCAAACTCAGCAACCGGTTTTGTGTTTCACGAGCCGACCGGAGAGGCCTTGTTACTCACACTACTTTCTGCGTTATTAGTCTATGAGCAGTTGCCTAAGGTCTTTGTCGAAATGCAGATAAGGGCGATGAATACGCGTTTTGACTGGGAGACGTCCGCTTTGTCTTATTTAGCTATGTATGAGTCGTGCTTAAAATAG
- a CDS encoding DUF2007 domain-containing protein, whose product MKLISLANPIEIEILCHYLQSHSIDCQVFLRHTQSVVGEIPLDDENGPMIWLNNPAQQKKAKHHIDTWLEEQTQSQPSWHCAKCHEINEGQFEICWQCQTPMP is encoded by the coding sequence ATGAAATTAATCAGTTTAGCTAACCCAATTGAAATAGAAATACTTTGTCACTACTTGCAATCTCACTCTATTGACTGCCAAGTCTTTTTACGACACACGCAATCCGTTGTTGGAGAGATCCCTCTTGATGACGAAAATGGCCCTATGATTTGGCTTAATAATCCTGCTCAACAAAAAAAAGCCAAGCATCACATCGACACTTGGCTTGAAGAACAAACCCAATCTCAGCCTTCATGGCACTGTGCAAAATGTCACGAAATTAACGAAGGTCAGTTTGAAATCTGTTGGCAATGTCAAACGCCTATGCCCTAA
- the glgC gene encoding glucose-1-phosphate adenylyltransferase, giving the protein MAGVLGMILAGGEGSRLQPLTANRSKPAVPFGGSYRLIDFALNNFINADIVKIYVLTQFKSQSLYSHLKQGWHISGITNRFIDPIPAQMRTGKRWYEGTADAIYQNMGFMKLADPDDVLIFGSDHIYKMDISQFLDFHHAKKAKLTVSALRMPVECASQFGVIEVDTEGRMIGFAEKPAKPKEIPGDPGFALVSMGNYVFEADTLFRELTEDADFEHSSHDFGKDIIPRLYPTGEVFVYDFGKNDIEGENGGVYWRDVGTIDSYWQAHMDLLGKDALFSLYNRNWPLHTYHPPLPPATFVDDNNLKVKIIDSLVCNGSYVRGSHIEKSVLGFRSNIGSHCNIRESILLGDIKVGKGSILNRVIADKDVEIAPGCEIGVNLEHDKQRFHVSEEGIVVIPKGARVGF; this is encoded by the coding sequence ATGGCTGGCGTATTAGGAATGATCTTAGCTGGAGGGGAAGGCTCTCGTCTTCAGCCTCTCACTGCAAATCGCAGTAAACCTGCGGTCCCATTTGGTGGAAGTTATCGACTGATCGATTTTGCACTGAATAACTTTATCAATGCTGATATCGTCAAAATTTATGTGTTAACGCAATTTAAATCTCAGTCTCTTTATTCACATTTAAAGCAAGGTTGGCACATCAGCGGTATCACCAATCGATTCATTGACCCAATACCAGCGCAAATGCGCACTGGGAAGCGCTGGTACGAGGGGACGGCCGATGCCATCTATCAAAATATGGGCTTTATGAAGCTCGCAGACCCTGACGATGTCCTCATTTTTGGCTCCGACCATATTTACAAAATGGATATTAGCCAATTCTTGGATTTTCATCATGCCAAAAAAGCCAAATTAACCGTTTCGGCATTGCGTATGCCCGTTGAGTGCGCTTCGCAATTTGGGGTAATTGAAGTCGATACCGAAGGGCGGATGATTGGCTTTGCAGAAAAGCCGGCTAAACCGAAAGAGATCCCAGGTGATCCTGGTTTTGCTTTGGTTTCGATGGGGAACTATGTGTTTGAGGCGGACACGTTATTTCGCGAATTAACCGAAGATGCGGACTTTGAGCATTCTAGTCACGATTTTGGCAAAGATATCATTCCACGTCTTTACCCGACGGGAGAAGTCTTTGTCTATGACTTTGGCAAAAATGATATTGAGGGGGAAAACGGTGGGGTGTACTGGCGCGATGTTGGTACGATCGACAGTTATTGGCAAGCTCATATGGATTTGTTGGGTAAAGATGCGTTGTTTTCTTTGTACAATCGTAACTGGCCATTGCATACTTATCATCCCCCGTTACCCCCTGCCACCTTTGTTGATGATAATAACCTAAAAGTAAAAATCATTGATAGTTTGGTGTGTAACGGCAGTTATGTTCGCGGTTCTCATATCGAGAAATCTGTGTTGGGTTTTCGTAGTAACATTGGCTCTCATTGTAATATTCGCGAGTCAATCTTATTAGGTGATATTAAAGTGGGCAAAGGCAGTATCCTTAACCGAGTGATCGCCGATAAAGATGTCGAAATTGCCCCAGGTTGTGAAATTGGGGTAAATTTGGAGCACGACAAGCAAAGGTTTCATGTCTCAGAGGAGGGCATTGTAGTGATCCCTAAAGGAGCGAGAGTTGGATTCTAA